In Aulosira sp. FACHB-615, the genomic window TCCAGATACTAATTTGCTTATAAGAGTATCAATATCATCTAGAATTGTTTTTTCTAATGGGCTATCATAATCAAGCCATACAATTGATTTTTTATTCCATTCAATTGTTGGCAGAACTTCATAGGAAGCTCCGTACTTGATTTCTATACACCCAAAAGGTTTATTATATTCAAAACGATCTTTCGCGTGCATATCTTTTTCTATACTTATCATGTCCTCAATATGTAAGGATTTATGAAAAAGAATAAAGTCACTAAAGTAAGTTGAGCCAAAACCTACGTATCTATAACTTGTAAGTTCTCCGAACGGATTTAAGCATCGGAGAGAATCACATATCATTTTTCTTTCAACTGCTTTTGCAGGACGAAGACTGTAATTAATTTTTGAATAGCTACCAGCCATCACCCTTATCCTTCATTGTTTAAATAGTAATCAAAGGTTTTTTCACCAACGTCTTTATTCGATGAAACATTTAATAGTTCTTTAACTCGCTCAATGTCTTCAGTTGGTTTGTTATATTGTATGGTGCCACGGCTCTGACGAGGCGGAATTGCTGATTGCTCAGGAAGTTGAAAAGTGGTACTTGTATCTACTTCAAATACAGAGTGAATTGAAGTTTGCAAATACGCTCGCTCAAGTAAACTCTCAGATATCTCACCACGCTCTACACGACTCTTTTCATCTGCCATTTTTCTTAAAAATGTAAGAACGGGAACCGTTAGTTCAGATACTTCTTGTTTAATTGATTTGTAGATTGGTGAGTCGTAGTCAATCCCTGTTTTTGTTGTCGTCCAAGGTAAATAAGCAGCATCATCAGACTCGAAAAAAGCATAACCTCTAAAAAATGCAAAATCAGCATGATATTTCGGGAAACCACTTTTTGTACCCCAGCCCATTATTTCAGTTTGGTCAGCTTCAAGAACCATCCTTTCATTGCAGAATACATACCATCCGCCTTCATTTAAATTTCTATCTGATACACCAGCATACAAGCTAACCCGCACTGGCGTATCTATTTCATGGCTTCCAAAGTATTTATACTCTTTTTCAAATTTTGCCACTTTAATATTGTCAGAAGTACGAAAATTAAGGGGAGTTGGGCGCAGATCCTCATTATTTATACTGATGCTTAAGCCTTTTTTTATTTTTAATGAATATGCAATAGTTAATTCTTGCCTTAATTGCGATAGAAAATTTTCTAATCCTAAATCTTCTGACACACTCTCATGCAATTGTTCAATTAATATTCGAGTTCCGATTTCACTGGATTCGTAATCACCATCTTCTTGAACTTCTAAAAATTCAAATGTCCATTCATCTTTATTTTTCCATTCATCTACATCTTCTGAAACTACAAATTTCGAGCTAGAGGTAGTTGATTGAACTGTAAATTTTTTTCCAATCTTGAAAAAAGCTCGCTTCATCCCAATTCCAAATCTTCCAATTGATTTTGGCGTTACTGCTGCATCATTGGCTCTTCCAAACTTGAAAGCATACTCCTCTGCTTCCTTGACGGTTATTCCTCCACAATTATCTTGAATTTGAAAGTACTCTTTGTTGGCTAAAATTTTTATCCAAAGCCCTTCATAATTCTCATTGCTCTGTAAATGAGTTGCGCCATCTACTGAGTTATCAACAAGATCAATAATCGCACGAATAAGCGGTATATCTCGCACCAACATATATATGAATAAATCTTTAGTTGGTTCAGCATTAATTACCCGTGAATTATCACTCATCTGATTTGCTTCTTTATGAAATATGCTTTTTATAGCCTAGTTTAGGCATAAATTTAGCTTAAGTCTATTCCTTTCTGCCCCTAACCATAAAAATAACCTCTGGAAGTTATCGAATTTGTACATGGTACAATCGTACTCCCTTAGAGGTTATTGTTCAATCGTTTTATGAGTTGTTGAACCGAATTATTCGTCTACAATTTACTGAAATATTCGTATCTATTTATTCCACTGTCACTGATTTTGCCAGGTTACGAGGCTGGTCAACGTCTAAACCGCGACGGGCGGCGATGTGATAAGCCAATAGTTGCAGAGGTACAACTGTAAGTATTGGCGATAATAATTCATCGACTGATGAAACGGGGAGCAAGTCGTTAAATATTTCTGCTGCTTCGCCATCTTTTACAGGTGTTACACCAATTAAGCGAGAATCTCTGGCTTTGGCTTCTTGGGCGTTAGAAATTACCTTTTCATATACATTACCAGGAACCGCGATCGCCACTACCGGAACTTTCGCATCTAATAAAGCAATGGGGCCGTGTTTCATTTCCCCAGCCGGATAACCTTCGGCGTGAATATAGCTAATTTCTTTTAATTTCAAAGCCCCTTCTAAAGCAATGGGGAAGTTAATTCCTCTTCCTAAAAAGATGAAATCTTGAGTATCAGCAAATTCATGGGCTAAATGTTCGGTTAAACGTTCTTGACTTGCCAATGTTTCTTCAATTTCTTGAGGAATTTGTCGCAGTCCGTTAATAATTTGCTCGATAGTTTCTTTGGGAATTGTTTGACGACGGGCAGCTAAATCTAAAGCTAAAGCATAAAACGCCATCAATTGGGCAATAAATGTTTTTGTTGCTGCTACGCCAATTTCTATCCCAGCTAAGGTACTAATAATATTAGGAACACTATGACCAAGGCTACTTTCTGGGCGGTTGGTAATCCCTAAAAGTCGCGCTTGATATTTCGCCTCTTGACCTTGGCGGCGTTCTTTTTCCATTGCTAAAGCTGCTAAGGTATCGGCAGTTTCACCAGACTGAGTAACACCAATAATTAATGTATTTGGTGTTAGTGGTGATGGTGCATAACGATATTCCGAAGCGTAGTGTACTTGGGTGGGAATTTCTGCTAATTGTTCTAATAAGTGTTTGCCAACTAAAGCGGCGTGCCAACTTGTACCACAGGCGACGATGTGAATTTGTTCTAAATCTGCGTAGAGTGACTCAGACAAGCCGAGGTGAATAGGCGACACAGACGCATCAGTTGAATTATGAAAATATGCTTCTAAATTAGCTCTTACCACTCCTGGCTGCTCATAAATTTCTTTGAGCATGAAGTGTTTGAATCCCTGCTTTTCGACCATTGTGGGACTCAAGTTGAGCATCCGGGGTTGTTTTTTCAACCTCTCGCCAGCAAAGTTGTAAATTTCCACGCCTAATGGTGTGAGGCGGGCAATTTCCCCGTTTTCTAAGGGTAATACGGCACGGGTGTAAGCAACGATCGCCGGGGTATCGGAAGCACAGAAAAATTCACCTTGTCCAAATCCAATTACTAAAGGTGCTTGTTGACGCACTACAATTAACTCGTCGGGATAATCAGCCGAAATCACTGCGATCGCAAATCCACCTTCTAGCTGATTAGCAGCTTGACGAACTGCATCTAAAAAATTTAACTCTGGATTTTTTAATAATTCTGCAATCAGATGGGGAATTACTTCTGTATCAGTTTCCGAACGAAACTCATGTCCTTTTTGTTTTAAGTCTTCCCGTAACTCGCGGTAATTTTCCACAATGCCATTTTGAACTACCGCAATACGTAATGCTGTATCCAAATGGGGATGAGCATTGTACTCTTCTGGTTTACCATGAGTAGCCCAGCGAGTATGACCAATGCCAATTTGAGCCGGATTTTCTAGCTGTTCGAGTTTAGAACGCAGGTTATGTAGTTTTCCTTTTGCTCTAACACAATTAACTTCACCTTCCCAAATTGTGGCGATTCCCGCAGAATCGTAGCCTCTATACTCTAGTTTTTCCAGTCCAGACAGTAAAATTTCTGTTGCTGCTTGAGTGCCGATATACCCGACGATTCCACACATTGCTCACACCATTTTGGTTTTAGGATTATTAAATCCAGTATAGATGTTGGCAAAAGGGGTATATGGCTATAGGAGGAATACATTAAACTCAGGCAAAATTAAATAACTAACCCACTTAATCTCATTACAAGTCCGTTTTATACCTAACTACGAGTGCGGCTTTGTCCTGTGTGTAGTTCTAATAAATCTGGTGTAGCGAGAAAGCCAAAGTAAATAGCGATCGCAACAGTAATTTCATGAAGCCAGACATCATTCCCAAAAAGGTTTTAGAGGATGTTTGAAAAGTATTGGGCAAATAGAATTCGCTACTACACAAGCAAAGTCCACACTTCGACAACCTCAGTGACCTCCTACGTGGACTAACACAAAACCAACAAATAACAAATAATGACTCCACAAAAAACGCAAAAATGATTTTGGAGGGGGCTTGGGGGACGCAACCGTCCCCCAATCGGGGGTGTGGGGGAGAATCCCCCAAATCTTGTTCATTATCTGATAGGTAGAGCAGAAATTGAGAAATCAACTCTCATCACCTTAACTGAACCTAAGTTCTCACAAAAAAAAGGAGCAACTTGCTCCTTCTGCCACTAAGGTATGTTTATGGTTTTTGAAGTGTTTACCCTAGTAAGGTGGGCATAACCCACCCTACAGTGCTAAAAAAGCTTGCTATGGAGACACTTAATTGAAAGTCTGATGAGAAATTTTAGAATAAATTCCGCATCAATAACCTAGACCCATGCTGCGAGTTGTTTCAGCGCCCAGGTAAACCCGGATGCTCAAAAAGTCGGTGGGGCAGGCAGTTTCACAACGTTTGCAGCCTACACAGTCTTCTGTGCGGGGAGAGGAGGCAATTTGAGCAGCTTTACAGCCGTCCCAGGGCACCATCTCTAGCACGTCAGTAGGGCAGGCGCGAACACATTGAGTGCAGCCAATACAGGTATCGTAGATTTTTACGGTATGAGACATTGAAAAAAGGCTCCTTTCGAGTTCTCTTCTCTGCGAAAGAATCATAATCAAGGCATAGTTTACCGCAGTGGCTTATCCAGAGTAAGTAAAAGGCTACATAACTTCAAACAATGTAATAGGCACGTTTTAAAGTTAAAATTTGCGAAATTTCTCTGTTTCCTTATAAATCAGCTACAGAAGAGCAACGTGTTTCCCTCATTTGTTAACTACCTTCAAGACTTGGTGTAAAGATATGTAAACAAAAACGGTCAAGGGTAGGGACGCACAGATAATTTCAAACATCAAACCGGATTACCATATTACCAATCTTGATATAGTTTTTGAGCATGAAACATAATTTCCTCTTTTGGTAGGCGAATTTTAGGTGTTTGACGAGGATAGGATGTTTCTATAGCGCGTGTATCTTGCTCAACAACAGTTGTGACTGCACTCAACATTGAGCGTCTCAATAAAGGTAGCAAAATTGGGTGTTTGGGTTTGCTGAAGACCAACACAAAGGTTTTAGTGTGAGTTTCTGTTTCGGGATATAAGATATGCACCTGCAAAATTTCTCCTAGTAAAAAAGAGGTGCGAAAAGTTATCAGTGTGGGAAACGCATATTCTAAAATGCCAGTGTAGGTTTTAGGTGCGGTCAAAACAACAGGATTGCGGATGATATCATTCCAGGTGCTATCTTCACGCTCTAGTTCTTGGACAACTTTCACCCAATATCCTTCATGTTCAAACACCGGCACGCGATTAGCTTTAATACCAAATAAGTCGCGGTGTGTGCCGCTTTGATGGTTGTAGTCATAGTTAATTAACAAGTTATCTAAAAAAGTCCCACGGATGCTTTTTTCCCCAGCTACACCGACAAAACTCATACCTGCACTCACTTTTGGGATGAGGTCTGGGATGGGAATTTTTGGAACATGACCAGCATAAGTCCAAATACAGTCATCTTTGATGATTAATTCTAGGGGTGTGAGCAGTGGTTGACCAGACTGATGCAACCTTCCTTGTGCATCAAATTCTAAGGCATGAAAGGGACAGGCAATTGTACTCCGTTCTGGGCAAATCCAGCCATCAGATAAAGGTGCTTGCAGATGGGGACAAACGTTATCTAGGGCGAAAATTTCACCTTGCTGATTTTGCCAGAGGACATAATCTTGACCATTCAGCGCCACTTTATAAGGCTTGTTAATGCCCAGCATGGAACGGTGGGCAATTAACCACGGTGCGCCAGGGAGAATGACTGCCATAAAAGCCTCCTAGTTAAAGTTATGTGAGACTATAGCGATCGCTATAATCTCCCAAGGTTTAAAGTAAATTGTGACGAAACTTTCATATTTGTATTCAAAATACGACAGATTATTCATGTTTGTCAAGAACTATGGCTATGAGTAAACCTGATCTGATGCGCCGTCAACCCAAGCAAAAGCGGAGTCAGCAAAGGGTTGAAAAAATTCTCAAAGCAGCAGCCGAAGTTTTTGCCGAGGTGGGTTATGAAGCTGCAACTACTCATCAAATTGCGGCGAAAGCAGAAACAGCCATTGGTTCGCTGTATCAGTTTTTTCCCGATAAACTCGCCATATTTCATGCACTCGAAGCTATGCACATGGAACGGGTGACAGCAATTTTGAGCAAAATTATGCAGTCAAACGACAAGCATCAGACATTATCTGAGTTTATTGAGTTTACAGTGGATATCCACGCCCAATATTTTGCAGATCCCATCCCTCGCGTTGTCTATATTCAATATTTTGTCGCACCAGAATTATTTAAATTATTTGACGAAACCTTTGATAAGCAACTAATTCAACAATTCGCCGCCTTTTTTCGCCAGTGGAACCCAGACTTAACTTTAGAAAAAAGTGAACTCTTATCTGAAACGGTGCATCGAACTTATAACGCTTTACTGTTGAATGCGCTGAAACAGGATGAGAGTAAACGTCAAGCCCTTTATGCTGAACTCAAAACATTGTTAATTGCATATTTAACACCATACACTCTGCCACAGCAAGTAATGAAAGTAATGATATGTCCTTATTGTCAGTCATCCCGCTTATCGAAAAATGGGCATCGTCACGGAAAGCAACGCTATCTCTGTAAAGATTGTGGTAAGCAGTTTTTGGAAAGGTTGAGTTTGTAGTTAGGAAGTTGTTTGTGGAGATGGGGTGTATGGGTGTGGGGACAAGGGAATATCTTGCACCTAGTCCCGACGAATGGAATTTAGAAAGTCTATTAAAAATAAAGTGGATTAATGGAAATTATTTTTAATCGTCCTAGCGAAGTGTATTTAGAAAACAAGAGAGGGTTAGAGACTATTGATACTAATCAATTATTTTTGTTAGTGAACAAATCTGTAGAGCCAACAGCAGACATTATTAAGAAGCTTTATCAAAAAAAAATATGGCAAAAGGATGTATATAATCAAAGTATTAACATCTCTAAAAATATGATTTTTATTTTTCAATTATTAGGTCATCCTTGGAGTATAATATTTCTAGATTTTTCTGGTGTTTTAATTAAGGAAGAAGATGCACAAATAATCTCTCAGAGCTTACAAACCAATGCAATTTATTATAGAGGTAGTGATACTAGCAGTACGGCAAAATACCTACTATATAGTAAAGGTATTATGATAGAAAAATATATTTTTGAGAATGGAGTGATAGCAGAATTTCAATCACTTGAGAGAAACCTTGATGTAAATAATATTTCTAGAGGTACTATTGTAGATAGATTAGTTACAGAAAGAGATGCCTACATACCTAGTATTTATTGGGATTATTCACCAAATGAAGAAATAAATTTTTGCGGACGAAATGTTTTAAAATTTACAAATCTTTTTCCAGAAGATATTATTCGTATGGACTGCTTATCCTAATTTTAGTTCAGTCGATTAGTGCAAGATGTGAAGAAGGGGTTGTTTAATTTGATAAATAAGCTGGTAGGGTAATTGTAAATGTACTGCCTTCACCTAAACGCGATCGCACTGTTACATGACCATTCATACCTTCGACTAGGGTTTTAACTATTGATAGTCCTAAACCACAGCCACCGGTGGAACTGCTGCGGGCTTCATCGATGCGGTAAAATCGCTCAAAAATCCTGGACTGATGTTGTAAAGGAATACCATAGCCTTGGTCGCAAACTTCGATAATGGCTTGGTCGGCTTGTTGATAAAACTTGATAGTTACAGGGGTTTCTGGTGCAGAATATTTAAAAGCGTTATCAACTAAATTAATTAAAACTTGTTTGAGGCGGTTGTAGTCGGCTTTAGCGGCGATTGCTGGGTTAGTTGATTCAATGGTAATCTGGCGATCGCTATAAGTTTTCGCCATCACCACAACTTCGGTAATTAAGTCATTTAATGAGCAACTTTCGAGGCGAAATAGCAAATTACCACTATCCGCCCTGGCTAAATCAAGTAAATCTTGTAATAGTCGAATGGTGCGTTCGGCTTCGGCGGCGGCGGTGGCTAAAGCTTCTTGCTGCACTTCGGTTAAATTATGCTGTCGTCGCAACACACTTTGTAAGTAACCATGTACGATGGTCAGGGGTGTGCGTAATTCGTGAGATACATTACTGACAAATTGTCGCTCTTGTTCCCAAGATTGGAACAGCCGCGATAACATCATGTTGTAGGTTTGAGTTAATTCTCGAACTTCGCTAGGGGCATTTTCTAAATAAATTTGTGCTTGTCCTAAGTCTGCAAGGGAAATAACTTCTGTCATTTGACTTAACTGACGTAGGGGTTGCAGGGAACGTTTAATGTAAAATGCGATCGCAACAGAAATAATTGTAATAGTGATAATACTGCCAATTCCCAAACTCTGCACAATCACTAAAAACATGCTTTGTTCTTGGGTAACATCCTGCACAACAAATAAAGTTCCCACAGTCTGATTTTGTAATCTCAAACTACTCCCACACATCACAAAGTAGCTTTTACCCATTTCTTGAGCTATGGGTTTCATGGATGTCTGAGTTAAATTCATCAACTCAGCTACTTTTTTTGGTGGTAATTTATTTAAATTATCTGACTGGGCTATTATCTGATTTTTAGGATTTTTCACCCATAAATATGTATTTGTAGTACTTAAATTATTAATTGCACTTTGCAGCCCATTCTCTTCAGGTATTATTTCTGTATAAAGCTCTACATAATAAGGCAAATGTTGAGTAATTTGTTGAATATTATTTTTATAACTATTAATTAAAAATTGCTGCATTTTCCAGCTTGTCCAGATAGCTAGGCTACCTAATCCTAAAGCCGAAACCGCAGCAATGCCAATTGTCAGTCGAACACGTAATGAAAAAGGATCAATTATCCGAAAGATTTTCTGAATTTGGTTCACTTCGGTGCTTGAGGGTTGGGTGTTAGACAAGTTTTATTCACATAATCGCACTGATAAATATAAGGTTCCTGCCAACTCAAGGGAATTTCTAATAAGTCTCTTGTACCTGTTAATCCTTGTCCAATAAACAGTAAAAGAGCAACACAGTTTAATATTGTATGAATTACCCGCCAGCGATGGGACTTATAAATATCTTGCACAATTGCTAAGGAAAAAACCATCAGTAGAGATGCAGCAATGCCAATGTAGTAGTGTGACCAATACCATTCATTAGTCCGCCGATAAACTCCATCTTGACAGCCGAGAACTACTAAACCAATACCTGTTAAGGTAGCAAAAATCGCTCGCCATGATTTATTTTTGGCTTGATAAATCAGTACTAAAGAAGCAATCGTCGCCAAAAACATTAATATGATAAAAATTACTTGGAAATTAGCAGTATTCCACAATTGCTTTTTGATAATGTTTTTACCAATGGGATATGCTAAACCGACTAATGTTAAGCCAACAACAGCACTGGTTAGCCAATCACCCAATTGTTTATGCTCTTTACCAACGACTGGCGGAATTTTACTCTTACCTTCGGCTAAATTTTGTAACCGCCGTTGACGAGTTTGCCAAGCAAAGTTAACAACATTGCCAATTAACGGAAAGACAAAAATAACTGCGATCGCTGGATGTAAAAGCCCAAGAAAATCTGCTGTTTCCATAAATCTTTTGTATTATAACTATTTTGAATTTGCAATGTGTTTAGTATTTAAAATTAAAAATTTTACCAAAAAAATACTAAATATTACAATCTGAAATATTCAAATATCAACCCATACAGTTAATTATGGGTTGAAATACTGTTTAACCACCCAGACTAGCATAACCAAAAGTAGCATTAAATTTACGACACCAAACCGCTACTGATCTATATCCAGACAAATTAAGATTTCCCGGTAAAGCATAGCTTTGGCTACCACTAAATTTTCTTAAGCGACCAACTAAAACGTAATCTTTAGCTCTTAAACCATAGATTTTGGGCGCAGCAGAACGATGTAAAATTACGTACACATCAGGGCCGCTACTGGTTTTAAAATTCTGGCTAAATTGTAAATATCTGGTTCTGTTTCTGGTCACAATGCTAACTCTTCCGCGAGTTGCATGTTCGCCATTGCGGAAATTAGCAGACTGACCTACAGCCGCAGCTAATTGATTAATTGAAGTTTGAGCAACAGGTGTAGAAGTTGATGCCTGATATGCGGTCACTTCTGAAATAGAACCTAAACTAACAGTTGCAATCATCCCCAGGATAGCTAAACTCTGAAATTTCATAGTGTTTACATCCTCAATTACTGCTATATGAGAAGAATTTATAGCCGTCTTTGATGATGAATATTAAATTACGCTGAGAATTAGCTAAAAATTTGGTTCAGCCATTTTTATCAGAATTTAATTCTAGTTAATTTTACACTTAATTTTTAGCGAAAAAAGCTAACAAGATGATTTTTGTCCCGAATAATTGAACATAACTCTTGTGAATAGACTATATAATATTTCCATTCAAGTCAGTCAGATTTTTTAGTTATTTAGGAGATTAATCAAGTGCAGAAACCTGAACTTGCCAGAGTTAATCTTTTGAATCGAGGAGAGAAAAATAACGATGATTTAATTACACAAAGAGTTATTCTATTTCGCTTAGTGGCGTTCATACTTTTGAGCATTGTGATTTTATCTGGCTTGCTGGTAGCAGGTTGGTTTGCAGGTGAAATGACAATTAATCAGTTTTTTGCTCAAATTCACACTTGGCAAATGCAGCCGCCAATGTGGTTAGAAGCGCCAATGGTACATAATAAATATTTACTTTCGCTCACATTAGCGTTGCTAGTCACAATGTTTGCGGTGATGAAACTGTCACCCCAACCGCGTGTTTGGTCACAAAGGTTAGTCGTTGGCATATTAATTATTTTGACTGTACGTTATTTATTATGGCGATCGCTCTCTACCTTTAACTTGGCCGACCCCTTAAATGGCACAATTAGTTTAGGCTTATTCGTTCTAGAAATTGTGATCATTTCTAGCGGCTTGATTGAACTATTTTTAATGTTAAATATTAAAGAACGTCACCGGGAAGCCGATGAAAAATCCATCGAGGTGATTAATGGTGAGTTTACGCCATCTGTAGATATTTTGATTCCTACATATAACGAGCCAGAGTTTATTGTGCGGCGTACGATTATGGGTTGTCAAGCCCTAGATTATCCCGAAAAAAACATCTATCTTTTGGATGATAATCGGCGTACAGAAATGCGAGAATTAGCCGCCGAACTGGGATGTTACTACATCAGCCGCCCAAATAACCAACATGCCAAAGCCGGCAACTTAAATAATGCCCTGACGCAAACTAGTAGTGAATTAATCGCTGTTTTTGATGCCGATTTTGTGCCTACCACTAACTTTCTCTTGCGGACTGTGGGTTTTTTTCAAGATGAAACCATAGCCATAGTGCAAACACCACAAAGTTTTTATAATGCTGACCCCATCGCCCGAAATCTTGGTTTAGAAAATATTCTCACCCCTGATGAAGAAATTTTTCATCGCCATGTCCAATCAGTCCGAGATAATGTTGAAAGTGCAATTTGCGCGGGTACTTCTTTTGTAATGCGTCGTGCTGCATTAGAAAAAACTGGAGGATTTGTTACCGAATCTTTATCCGAAGATTATTTTACAGGCGTTAATTTAGCTGCTTATGGCTATCGCATTATTTATTTAAATGAATTACTCAGTGCAGGTTTAGCCGCAGAAAACATCGCTGCTTATGCAACTCAACGTTTGCGCTGGGCGCAAGGTACACTCCAAGGGCTGTTTATTCAATCTAATCCGTTGATTCTGCCTGGATTGACTTTAACTCAAAGATTAGCTCATTTAGGAGGGTTTTTGAGTTGGTTTGCCAATGTCGCCCGAATTTCTTTTTTGTTAATGCCTTTGGCTTATTCATTTTTAGGTGTAATTCCCATTCGGGCAAACTTACCAGAATTAATTTATTTTTGGTTGCCTCTTTATGTAGTCAATTTAGCGGTATTTGCTTGGTTAAATAAATATTCGCGTTCGGCGTTTTTATCTGATATTTATTTTTTGGTGTTATGTTTTCCGGTGGCTTGGACAGTTATTCAATCTTTGTTGCGTCCCTTTGGCACAGGATTTAAAGTTACACCTAAAGGACTAAGTAGCGATCGCTATACTTTTAACTGGAAATTAGCCTTACCTTTAATCATACTATTTATCGGTACAGCTATTAGTTTGTGGCAGAATCTCTGTATGAGCGTACTCAAACAAATGATAGCCACCCAAGTGCCTGCAATGGCTGAACAAACTGTGGGTGTGGGTGTGGGTTGGTTGTGGAGTATCTATAACTTAATCATGATTGGTTCAGCGATTTTAGTTTTTTTAGATGCACCCAAGACAGATAAATTTGAATGGTTTGATTTACGGCGAGTCGTAGAGTTAAAAATTGGTAGTGAAAGTTTTTGGGGTGTCACCACAATGATGTCAGAAATTGGTGCAGAGATAGCACTGACTCAGCAACCACCCATCGATTTATTAGTTGGTCAAACAGTCAAAATCAAAATCGCTGAAGAAAACTTACAGCTAAAAGCAGAAGTTGTCCATCAAGGATTTGCTAATGAGTTTCCGATTATTCGCCTCCAGTTTGAATCAGTCACTATTAGTCAACATCGTCATTTAGTAGAAATATTATTTTGTCGCCCTGGACAATGGAAGCGGCAAAATGCACCAGGAGAGTTAATTTCTCTCTGGTTAGTATTGAGAATATTGCTCAAACCCCGCTTTATTTTTAATCGCAAAATTGATGTTAGTCCGATGGTTGTGGCTAAGGTTTAAGAGGTTGTTTGAAAACTATAGTAATCCGGTTTGATTTCTGAATTTATTTGTGTAGGTAGGGAATAGGGAATGGGGAGTCGGGAGTAGGAAAGAAGCCCTGATCTGAGTGTACTGATTTTTTTCCCAAATCAAATATGAGTCCTATATTTGGTTAAGTAAGTCGGTTGGAAAAAACATAACTATATTAAGAAAAGTAAATTAAACTAAAACTCTCTTTCCTCCTGCCTTTTCCCAACTACAAATATTTACGTCGCTCTACTTATGATGGTCAGCACTTCTAGATTCCCCCTCATCCCTCTTTAGTTTGGTGTTGGGTAGCGGTACAATCTACAATTGCGCCACCACCCAACCTACTTTTTTTGAGATGTTACGTGGTGTGCAACTTTCTCTCAAACCTAACCCCCAACCCCTTCCCTACAAGGGAAGGGGGGCAAGATTCAAAGCCTCTCCCCGAAGCGGAGAGAGGTTTGGAGAGGGGTTTCAAAAATAAGTTGCACATCGCGTGATGTTATTCCCCAGTAATGGAAAGTCCATCAACCCAAACTCTCGGAGAAACACCGCCTGGGGTTAATTCGACTTCTTTTTCTAGGTAAACAATTGACTTGAGAACTTCTAAGAAATCACCAGCAACAGTGGCTGATTCTATACTTGTCTTCTCGCCTTTGTTAATTAACCAACCATCAAAAGGTAAAGAAAAGGAACCTTGTAAAGCTTTCACCCCAGCGTGCAGAGCATGTAAATCATCAATTAAAATGACATTTTCCGCAGTTGCTAAACTAAATTCTTGCTCAGGAGTTGCAGCAGCAAAGATATGATAGAAGTTA contains:
- a CDS encoding ATP-binding protein, producing MSDNSRVINAEPTKDLFIYMLVRDIPLIRAIIDLVDNSVDGATHLQSNENYEGLWIKILANKEYFQIQDNCGGITVKEAEEYAFKFGRANDAAVTPKSIGRFGIGMKRAFFKIGKKFTVQSTTSSSKFVVSEDVDEWKNKDEWTFEFLEVQEDGDYESSEIGTRILIEQLHESVSEDLGLENFLSQLRQELTIAYSLKIKKGLSISINNEDLRPTPLNFRTSDNIKVAKFEKEYKYFGSHEIDTPVRVSLYAGVSDRNLNEGGWYVFCNERMVLEADQTEIMGWGTKSGFPKYHADFAFFRGYAFFESDDAAYLPWTTTKTGIDYDSPIYKSIKQEVSELTVPVLTFLRKMADEKSRVERGEISESLLERAYLQTSIHSVFEVDTSTTFQLPEQSAIPPRQSRGTIQYNKPTEDIERVKELLNVSSNKDVGEKTFDYYLNNEG
- a CDS encoding cell wall metabolism sensor histidine kinase WalK; this translates as MNQIQKIFRIIDPFSLRVRLTIGIAAVSALGLGSLAIWTSWKMQQFLINSYKNNIQQITQHLPYYVELYTEIIPEENGLQSAINNLSTTNTYLWVKNPKNQIIAQSDNLNKLPPKKVAELMNLTQTSMKPIAQEMGKSYFVMCGSSLRLQNQTVGTLFVVQDVTQEQSMFLVIVQSLGIGSIITITIISVAIAFYIKRSLQPLRQLSQMTEVISLADLGQAQIYLENAPSEVRELTQTYNMMLSRLFQSWEQERQFVSNVSHELRTPLTIVHGYLQSVLRRQHNLTEVQQEALATAAAEAERTIRLLQDLLDLARADSGNLLFRLESCSLNDLITEVVVMAKTYSDRQITIESTNPAIAAKADYNRLKQVLINLVDNAFKYSAPETPVTIKFYQQADQAIIEVCDQGYGIPLQHQSRIFERFYRIDEARSSSTGGCGLGLSIVKTLVEGMNGHVTVRSRLGEGSTFTITLPAYLSN
- the psaC gene encoding photosystem I iron-sulfur center protein PsaC; translated protein: MSHTVKIYDTCIGCTQCVRACPTDVLEMVPWDGCKAAQIASSPRTEDCVGCKRCETACPTDFLSIRVYLGAETTRSMGLGY
- a CDS encoding Rieske 2Fe-2S domain-containing protein; the encoded protein is MAVILPGAPWLIAHRSMLGINKPYKVALNGQDYVLWQNQQGEIFALDNVCPHLQAPLSDGWICPERSTIACPFHALEFDAQGRLHQSGQPLLTPLELIIKDDCIWTYAGHVPKIPIPDLIPKVSAGMSFVGVAGEKSIRGTFLDNLLINYDYNHQSGTHRDLFGIKANRVPVFEHEGYWVKVVQELEREDSTWNDIIRNPVVLTAPKTYTGILEYAFPTLITFRTSFLLGEILQVHILYPETETHTKTFVLVFSKPKHPILLPLLRRSMLSAVTTVVEQDTRAIETSYPRQTPKIRLPKEEIMFHAQKLYQDW
- the glmS gene encoding glutamine--fructose-6-phosphate transaminase (isomerizing) is translated as MCGIVGYIGTQAATEILLSGLEKLEYRGYDSAGIATIWEGEVNCVRAKGKLHNLRSKLEQLENPAQIGIGHTRWATHGKPEEYNAHPHLDTALRIAVVQNGIVENYRELREDLKQKGHEFRSETDTEVIPHLIAELLKNPELNFLDAVRQAANQLEGGFAIAVISADYPDELIVVRQQAPLVIGFGQGEFFCASDTPAIVAYTRAVLPLENGEIARLTPLGVEIYNFAGERLKKQPRMLNLSPTMVEKQGFKHFMLKEIYEQPGVVRANLEAYFHNSTDASVSPIHLGLSESLYADLEQIHIVACGTSWHAALVGKHLLEQLAEIPTQVHYASEYRYAPSPLTPNTLIIGVTQSGETADTLAALAMEKERRQGQEAKYQARLLGITNRPESSLGHSVPNIISTLAGIEIGVAATKTFIAQLMAFYALALDLAARRQTIPKETIEQIINGLRQIPQEIEETLASQERLTEHLAHEFADTQDFIFLGRGINFPIALEGALKLKEISYIHAEGYPAGEMKHGPIALLDAKVPVVAIAVPGNVYEKVISNAQEAKARDSRLIGVTPVKDGEAAEIFNDLLPVSSVDELLSPILTVVPLQLLAYHIAARRGLDVDQPRNLAKSVTVE